A DNA window from Candidatus Neomarinimicrobiota bacterium contains the following coding sequences:
- the secE gene encoding preprotein translocase subunit SecE gives MIKKVQEFINGVRFEMKKVSWPSWEELRGSTMVVLGLSLILGVFLFVVDLILSRIINVVL, from the coding sequence GTGATAAAGAAAGTTCAAGAATTCATCAACGGTGTCAGGTTCGAGATGAAGAAAGTATCCTGGCCTTCGTGGGAAGAGTTGCGTGGTTCTACCATGGTTGTTCTCGGTCTCTCGCTGATTCTGGGAGTATTCCTTTTCGTGGTTGATCTTATTCTGTCGCGAATCATCAATGTAGTACTCTAG